From the Rhea pennata isolate bPtePen1 chromosome 1, bPtePen1.pri, whole genome shotgun sequence genome, the window GCACAGTACTACCAGCAGTTTTCTAATAGATGTCTATGCCCATTTGGCTGGCCTTACAGTAAAAGCAGTTATTCCCTAGTTGTACATATTTCTGCATAATCAAGCAATAGGCAGATCAGTGTTTCTAATATATTACCTCTCCTGTCTTTTGGAGAGAAGCACCAAGGAACGCCAGGGACTGAAGCATTGAAACAGCATCCAGCTCTCCGGCACTGTTCTGCTGTGATTCCTGGGTATCCGCAGTTCTTCCTCTCAGCGGGGGCCATATTACACTGGCATCTTGCTGTTGAGGACAAAACTAGTAAATTACTAGGTGTCTGTTTGTACACTTGCTGCTGAAAGTCCATTCATCAATTATCTATCGGGAACAACCAACTTTCCCTAGACTATGGCAGTCTTGCAAGTATACATTTTCTGTGGCTTGCTGAGATCAGTACATGAGCATTTTTAAATCTGCTACTGGTAAAAAGATAGCAGGTGAAATGCTAGACGTGTTACAGTTGGAGTGAaactcccactgatttcagtaaggTCTGTACTTCACTGATTGAGAATCTGTGGTCTCACCTGCAGCCAGCCCAGCTCAGCACAGTGAGGGTCAAGGataaaatggtaaaatatatAACTTCAAACGTTACACCAGTGAATGTTTGTTGTTTTGCCCATCTCACAGATTCGCAGAATATTTGGAGTAGGAAAGCACCTCTTGAGATCGTTAGGTCTAAGCCCTCTGCTCAAGTAGGTAagctagagcaggctgcccaggactgTGTACGGTCAGATTTTGagtatttccaaggatggatactgcacagtctctctgggcaacctgtttcagtgttcaGCCGCCCTCACAGTAAACAAGTTTTTTTCTCATACTCAGGTAGAAttatctgtatttcattttgtgcccattgcctctcatcccaTCACTGGCACCACTGAGAATAGTCTATCTCTATCTTCCTTACTCCTCCCCACCAGATATCtcatttgaagaaagaaagagttagAGATATTAAAATAGGTGGAAGGATGCAAAATCTCTGTCTTCAGATGACCATAAAAAACATACGATCATGTACAAATAGTTACAGGTGTGCTTTCAACATTTTAAGTCCACCTCACAGTCCTCCTCAACCTAGAAATTCTGGAGATACCACTAGAGCTCTGTTACTGAATTACCTACTTTGCACTTTTTGTCTAAATGATTGCCTTTTATTGAGGAGGCAGATAGATTTCTTTGAACTTGTATTCACATGACAAAGtagcataaaataaatgtcagaGGACTAGAGACAGAGCTAGTTCCTGCAGTCCTTCTGGAGGAAAGGTTTATTTAGTAAACTGGATAAATCATTTCAGGCATTTCTGCACCTCTACCTTTATAGCAGGCTCCTGGTTGTTCTGCTAACATAAGAGTTCTCCTGGAGTCTGTTCCTGATGTCAATATACTACATACACAAGTGTATTTTTTTGCCACAgatttctctgcaaaaattaaaaaatagactCTAGCTTCTGGACAAGTACCAGAGCAAGATATTCACTATTTGATACATAGACTGGAGCTGTCCTCCTGCTGCAATTACAATATCAGTAGCATCAGGCCCACATACATACCCATCAAGGCAACACCAAGCAAGCGTACTTACTTGGTGGCAACCTTGCTTCTGTCAAGGTGCTGAGAGCTACGACGAGGATGATGGAGAGCACACAGATCCCTTTCAGATCCATTGCTGTCAAGAGCCCTCAGGCCACGGACTACTTTGAGCGGGAAGGCAGATGGAGGTGAGGTACTTTCCATTGAAGTAGCTGATTTTATACACTCCTTGTGTTTGCACAGTAAGATCTGATAACATTGTTCCACACAGTACTTCATGTAgaggttgtgttttttttctttaattaggAAATGTTACCATGTGTATTCTGATATCTCTGATCCCTGAGATAAATTTGCAGGTTCTTGAGATCAATTATATTACTGTGCAACTCTAACTGCCTCAGTCGACTTCATTAACATTAGAGCGTTTCAAATCTTTGAGCAGCTTTAAATGGTTGCCACTactgaaaatacatacatacatacatacatacatacatatatatatatatatataaaaaaaactacaatttttttatatatatatatatatacacacatgcatgtacacacacacacacacacattatatttatatatatatatatatatataaatatatatatatatatatatatatacttccTAAGTATATCCTTTCTGCTTCAGATTTACCCTGGCCTTAAGTCCAGTTCATATGACACTGAAAatagtaaggcaagagaagctgAAGGTCTGACACCTTCTAGCTTTGGAAGATATAGCATGTGCTGTGTTAGAAAACCAAGATCTTTGCTAGTTCAGGGGTTGGATTCAAACATCCCAGCTGATATATTGAATGATATgtccaaaacaaaaaggaaagttaGGCTCTCTGGAGCAAACCCATCATGCCCTGCAGGATTTTTCTTGGGAAAGTCATGGTAGAGTCTGCTTTCCATTTCCTCTGCCCTGTTACTGAACTAAATTATTCCTTCACAACTTGTCCAACATCAAGGCACATAATTTGCTGAAAACTAACTTCTGAAGCACTAGGTTTGGCCTAATAATTTCCTCATCGTTTCCTTCATGATTTAACAGATGACCTCCAATGCAGCCTTTGGAGTATATCAGGACATGGGACCTTTTGGATTGGACTGTTCATACAagtttttatctcctttttcgATCTTTCCCACAAGTTTTTGTAACATTTCTTAACTTTTAACTGCTTTCTAATGTTTGAACACAATTAGTCCAGCCAGATTTTCCACTTACTGGAAGAGAAGACATCATTTTCCTTGGGAAATGTGGTTCCTAACTCTGGTAGGTTGCATGATAGAACAACCAGAGTTCTCCaccaaaagagaacacaacTTAAGgtaaagaacaaagaaaaaaaaaaaaagaaactagatcaaagaaaaatagttcCTCCTAGTAGCAACACTCCTTTGGAGAACAGGCGCTGTCAGCTGGGGGAAGCTGAGTGTGGTGCATTCCAGCAAGGTACATCAGGCTCCAAGGCAAAGAGGGCCCTATAGCTAGACTCATGAGACACTGGGGTGACATTTCCAGAGAAACTTCAAGTAATCAGTTGTTTTGCTAAGAAAAGTTCTGTTTACCCCATGGAAATCTTGTTTTTTAGAGAatagcttttcttccttgaaaacCTTGTTGCCTGAGTTGTTTTTTCATTACTAGCCTCAGTTATGTCAAATTCAGTATAATATATGTACTGTCAATATTAATAGCTCTGCTTTCTTGACCACCAGGGAGCTCTTCCTGTTCATCAGTAGGAAGACGattcaatgtattttttgatCTTTGACAGAACTATGTCTTTGTGTCTTTGGTTACTATATATGAGTTTATTTTGTGCCTCTTTTGTTGATAAAGATCAATGCAGAAACATTTAACTCCTACAGCTGTGTTTTGAGGATAATTTATCTgttgaaaagtattttgatcCGTGCAGGAGGGTGCTAGGTCTTCAAGGGCAAAAATAAGAGAGCTCATTTTCATGTGGTCCATCTCTGTTTAGTGCATTAATGGCATTTCATATACAAAGGCATGATTTATAAAAGAGACGTCTTGCATATTCTTTAGTTCACAAAATATCAAGCTGCAAGCAGAAGGGGACTGTGCTCCAACACTCAGTGATTCATATCATAATTTTTACTTCCATCAATGGGAGAAAACATTGGATCTAACCTTCAAAAATCCAGTCTTTTCCTTACACGCAATGTTGACAGCGGTCTTAAAGAATAACTGTGGTGCTAAGTCCAGTGAAGTCATTAGCAATTTTTCCGATGATTTTGTTTGGACCAATATCACGTCATGCAGAAGGTGTGTATGGCCGAAATGTTACCTttgtacaaaacaaaaatggttATCCCAAAGGGGGAACTTCGGTGCTTTCACAGTACTGCAAGTTCTCACCAGATTATCAGCCCGTAGTGTGAGTCAGGAAAAACTGCTGATAAAGTTTGTCACTCCTGCCTCTTACTGAATACTTAATTAAATCCTTATCCGTCAGCTGTCACCTATCCGGGCCTGATCCTACTACATTCACAAAGACAAATCTACCACTGAATTTTCACTGCGGAAAGAGTGTATGATTGTTATCTTAAACAAACACCCTGAAAGAAATAGGCTTCTTGCTTTTTGCCAGCAGAttactttaaaatctttaatatatttatatattaaagcCTTGAAAATTGTTTTGGGTTTCACTGCTCaggtttttccttctcttgggCCAGCATCCATCTAGACCATTTGTTAACCCCACGTTGAGTGCCCAGGCTCTGCTAGTCCCCAAAGAGCTGACCAACTTAACTGCACCAAAAGTGCAGGCACCAGGCAGGAAAGTGTGCCAGAGGCAAAAGGGGCTTGAAgggtttcttcctcctctcccaacATCTTTGTCCACCCTCTCCAGCCTCCTCTGGTTTCACAGGGCTTTTAATTGAACTGTACTGCCTATGACAGAGGCAAGCTGCTGCCTGCctatttttccttcccagcAGTAGCactggaaaatgagaaattgcTATGACTGAGTGTGTTTACTAAGGATGCAATATTTTATTCTAGTATTTTAGAGCTTTTAAagtgcatgatttttttcccacttcatttaaaaacaaagaccCAGCAACCAACAGCACAAATTAGTTTTTTGTGCTTGAGGATATTTCTGTCTGTAGTAACTACCATTATGAGTGTCAGCttgaaaaatctgtcatttgGCCAACACTGTTGCACGTAATTCTGCAAAACACATCTTAAGTTTTCAATATTCCCTAAAATAAATcatcataaaggaaaaaaaaaaaaaaggagagagagaaagaaacaaagaatctCTCCATCAATTTTGTGTGGATtggaggtgggtttttttcctttcttcttgatGGGAGAAAAACATGCCACTGAAGGAGAGATTCAGAAGTGATAGTCAGACAATGCCACCTTGGGTGTAACTCACTTCATGCCACTCATTCATTGGAATACTATATTTAAGAGACTATTTATAGAAAGTATAGCCATGAGCAATACTCTCCTCCCATATCATTAGGCTTACTGTTTGCCTTGCTCCCCTACGGTCACTTGTGTTGTCACCAGCCATCGACTATCTCTTGCTATCCTTCCTCTGGTCCATTTGTAGTTTTAATGGGTGGAGAAGAGACCATATAATGACTTCTGTCACCCATGCTGTGGCCAAGGCTGGTTTGCCTGCAGAGGTCTTGGGACTAGACCCGTGCCACATTCCTGTGCATGGCTTGTTCTTGCAAGACATGGTGCAGCAATGagcttccttgctgctgctgttaatgcttagagaaaattaaataaaagtaaagcaGGGGGGCTGGATTTGAAGCTGTAGATTTCTGTGTGCAGTAGAAATCCCGGGCAATAGCAGAAAGTGTTCCAGTCTGCCCTGATCCCCAGTGTACATTAGAGTGACCTGGAAGCCAAGCAACTAGACGTTAGGTGACATTGTCGTCAGTTCCTGGTGTTTCTTCCTGTTCAGTGAAAGCTTAGAGCCAGTGCCCATTTATTTCAGTGCCAAACATATCTGGAGTTGGAAATTTCAAGAGACCAACAGGGACATGTGGATTGTGCAGGGGTGTGCACAAATATCAGGAAGAGGCGCTTGGCTAGAGTTGCAGCTCACCTGTTTGGGTCAGTTGTGTGATGAACGAGTGGGCTCAGTGCCTGGTACCAGAAACTGCCGCTGCTCCAGTAGCATGCATCCTGATCTCAGATTTGCATTTGGCTCCTCTAGCAGGGGTTATTCTCTAGCTCAAGTAGCACATATATGTTTTTGAAGCTAAAAAGGCAGTACTCTGAGTGGGTGTGGGAGgaatttttgttatttgtagAAATAGATTTGTCGCAAAACAGACccaagaattttgttttccacagaACAACAAGGAAGTTGTGCTGATGTTGTGCCACAGATTGGAGGTGTCTGCCCAGAGCACTAGGTACTGTGGTGCACACATGGGCCACCCTCCCCAGGCTTGACTAAGCCTTGCTTGTCACTATTTCAGGGCTTGCTGCGTTGCAAGCAATTAGACAAACCATGTTTCAGAGTGAAGCTTAAAAATATCACTTCTGCAAAAATACAGGCAAGCCAAACTATAGAGTATAAATCCACACAGCTTGAAAATATCTGTGCACCCAGAGTGAAATCTGTGACAGGTGAGATTTTGGAAaaatttaaatgcttatttataCATCTAAGAAAGCCCCTACTGTCCAGCAACAGATTTTGTAAGTCTCTAATTGCACGGCCACTGTCTGGCTTACTTCTGCAAGCCACACTGCAGAGAAACCTTTCTTTATTGCATAGAAATGTCAGACATGGGAACAGGGGTAGATATTTGTGATAAGGGAAAAGATAGGGAGGTGCTGGGTCAGGAGAAATAGGAAGTAGAGAGGAACTCTGTGACCCTACATGCACATGAGTACAGATTACATTACTGCAGCAAGGAGTGTCCCAGAGCTCTTTCTGTGTCCCTCAAGCTGCTAGGTGCACTGTCAAGGGGACCAAAATCTGAATCGGGTGGGATTGGAGAAAGGACTGCACGCCTcaagcagtaaagaaaaaacaaaacttgaaagTGGTAGAGACAGAGCTATATACGGTCTCAGACAGGTCTATTCTCTAAGATTTTTTGATCAGTGTCTCCAGAGTAGTGAGAAAACCTTGGTATTTCCAGCGTAAATGAGGGAGGGCGATTAGCCTTGCACATATTTTAGCTAGATGACTTAGTACATAAAAGCTCTCAGCTCAGGCTGTTATCTACCTATCTACCAAACAACACCGTGGATtcaaaaaataatcagagaaaAACCCTGCATTTTATCTGTGGGAATGAACAGTTCAAAGTAAAAATTCAGATCCATTCAAAAGTGTCCTATCGCTTAGATAAATATACCTACGTAAGATATACTAATGCAGATGCCAAAACCAACTTTGACTTGGTGTGTACAAGCTAATTCATAGGACTTTTGTAAAAGAACGTATCATTTATGAAAAACAGAGGCATGGGTGGGAGAGGGCTTTTGTCACGTCGTGGTCAATATCCTCAAATGAGGTAAAAcggaaaaaaataattatttgaagcTAATCAAATATACAAGCTGGAGATGAGGCAGATCGAAAGGTCTGAAATTAAACATCTAATGCATTGCAAAAAGATTCAGTTTCAACTGCAAAGTTCAATGCCAATTTCAAAATACGTGAGTGTATTATTTTCCTAATGCTTCTGGATTCTCTAGACAGAACATGAAGCCTCCACCTCCATACCTCCATTgtcatcatcattattattattattattattattttgtaaaaatggaagaaacacCAGCAAATGCTTGTTACTCCTGAGATGAGGCTGGAGCCtgtagaagaaattaaaatttacccaaacatctgaaacattttgaaaaattaccCAAACATTGGCTGTGAACAGCTAGTCAGGGACAAGTGCACTTGTTAGGTTTTTTTCTAGACCTCATCAATCAGTGCAGTGTGGATCAAATTGTCAGACACCccagaagaggagaagcagctctCAAACTGGTcctgagaaatgcagaagatcTCGCCACTGAGGAGCCTCTTTATGATAGTGGTCATTTGTATTCTAGTTTACCATGCCCTGAGAGCAAAAAAGTCCAAATCTTGAACTATTAACTTCTAAAAGGGGAAATATATAAACCAGGTAAGGTTATTTAAAGGAACTTAAAAGAAGAGTAAAATGAATGAGCTGCTTGCAAAGAGCAGGATGCTATTTAAAGACACAATACAAGAGGCTCAGAGTAAGTATTTACcaccaaataaaaaaatagaaaaaggatgTCCTCAAGCATACACATAGAACCAGGACAGTTAGGTagctgagaaaaagaagttaCTAGAAGCAAAAAGACTTTCTTCAAAAAGGACCCCACAGCCaaataaggaaaacagaaaaacaggcttATTGTAAGGTAATAGAATAATAGagaataaataacttttttatgaTAAGAGACAAAGGTCAGCTAtcaaaagggagagaagaggattTTTGCTGTTCAACGTATTCATAAATGATCAAGAAATGCTGATGAATAATGAGGTGATGAATTTGATGATGACTcataataattatattttatatttttcaaaagtgcaGGTAACTGTAAAGCTACAGAAACATCTTAAAAGACTGAGTGATTGGATGATAAATGGCAGGTGAAATGCAGGGTGAGGATGTGCAAAGTAATGCgcatggaggaaaaataatcctaattatataaacaaaaaatggtCTTTAATTAACTATTGTAATTCAGAAAGAGACTTTAGCATAACTGTAGATATGCCAATGAATACTGAAAGTGTCAAAAAGGCAAACTGAGTTTTAGGAGCAATGGAATTGAGGACAAAACAGCAAATAtcattttaatactgaaataatactatgaataataataatactgaaatCGATGCTGCACTCATGCCCAGATCACTTTGTAAAGTTCTGGTTGCCCTAagttgaaaagggaaaaaatataattggaAGAATAACAAGAAGAGTTCTCTGGCTCATGATATGTATGAActatgaaaaaaagttttgaaaattgtAAGGATTCTTGAAACTGAGTTGTCACAGAATAAAAGAAGTTTTCTCCTGAGTAAATAACTGGGAAATAGGCAGAGGATGGGAGTCAGTGGTCAACTTTTGCTGTAGGGAGAGGCTATAAGGAGTCTCCTGCTGCTATGCTGGGATGTTTGCAGTGAAACAAACTCACAAACCATTGGGAGAAAGAGGTGCAAGGGCTAGATTTGTTGACAAGATAAATTTTTCGTGATAGTAAAGATATAAGCCAAGATATAGGGTTTTTACAAAATTGAATGACTGCAGAAtgagcagctctgagctgcttATTATCTTCCAGGCCTGAGAGAGCATTTAAGTATCATATTAGCATATGGAGTACAAAAGACAGTTTTATGAAAACAGCAGGTTGGTGCTTAGCAACCAccagaaaagcaaatggaaagttAACAGCTATCAGGGAAGGGATTGGGAATAACACAGAGAACATAGTTACACCATTGTGTGCTCACTTTTTTAATACTATATTCTTAGTTTCCAGCCTAGAGCTGTAAAAGGTCTCATGAAGGGTGGGAGGGAAGGTTAGaggcacagaacagcatccACGTGGAGAAAGGCCAAGCACATCAGGTCTCTCCAGGCTGTGAGGAAGCATGGCAGAGATCTGTAAAAATCAAAAGAGGCACAAGAACgtaaaaataattcattgtcTCATCTAATATAATAGTTATAGTACCtcaaaaagtcaaaattctGAGTTGCAGATTTAAAACAAGTGAAAGAAGACAGTTCTTCACAGAATATGTAGGTAAGATGGAATTTAGCCGTGGAACTCCCTGCTGCACAATATTGTGAGTGCTGAAACTTTACATGCTTGAAAACCAGTGGGATgaattcatagaaaaaaaaaatcagttgaagCTATTAAGTCCAAAAACTGTAAGTCTACCCCAGGAAATCTCCAAGCTGAAAATCACTGAAGGTTAGAAGCATATTCCAGGAGAGTATCACCGTCTGACTGGTCTTCAACTCTTTCCTTGACATCTACTCCTGCTACTCTTGAGGTCAAGGTAATGGCTGGCTGGACTTTAAGCAATGTTCCTCACTATTTCTCATAATACTGTAACAGGAGAGCATTCAATACAGTGCTGAGGCTGTGgttataaatgagaaaaatacagtgtaTGAGTAGATTAAAACTCATTGCTCCAAAAGTAGAAGGCCAGAGGTATGAACCAAACAAATGAGAAGAATTCCTAAAGGAGAAGGCCATTCGCAGTTGTTATTTACAGCAGTCCAGATATAAACTCTGTCTTCAGAAGACCCTAAAGTTCTGACTGTTGGTTCTGGGAAGATGTGCAAGGAGCATGGCTCTataatgtttcttaaaatttccCTGCAAGCATCTGTAACTGACCATACCTGAGCATGGGAACTGGACTTTAGCCTGGCTTAGTCTGGCCAGTTCTatgttttaatcaaaatatcttctgattttttgtcatctttttagGAACACCTTTTCAGACTCTCCATTCAGATTGAGGAGGTTAATTATCTAGTGAAAGTTTTGAACCCAAAATCTAGAGAcagattgtttttaattcagaatccagaaaaaaaaaaaaaaaaaaaaagtttcataatGGAACATATTGCCATACCTAGAATTTCATAGTTGCTGCTGAAACTCAGCAAAAACCAAAGCAAACCCTCCCTCCTGGATCAATTATGTTTGCCAGAAGAAAGACACAAACCTAGAACTGCTCATGAAAAGTGGTGGTGGCTTTTCTGGATCAGTTTCTGTCAATGGTAATTAGCAGGAGGGACATATCCTTCCAGGTGCAGGGTAAATGGTTGCCTATGGTGCAGCAAATGAGGGATATGAGCAAGCCCACACTTCTAACCTCtgttggggggggagaggatAGGGTATGTATGCAGGTGGGCCAGCTGCTTAGGAAGAAGTTATCCCTCCAGGCAGGCACTTTCCAGGTGCACTTCGTGAAAGATGTGAATCCCTGAACACAAACTGATTGCCCCTTGGGACTAAGCTGCAGCCTGTAGAGACCTCTCTGCTCCCAACTCTTCAGAAGGATGGAGGGGAAAGTCATTTCGCAGTCCCAGAATCTTCCTTCTCTACAGGCGCACGGGGCCAGGTTGTACCCATCTGAGGTCCTCTTAATGTCAGCACCACTGATATTCTGAAGGCAATTGTGTAGAGCAGGCAATAACTATTGTCTGTATCATATCATAATTTCCTACTACCATAGCAGGTGATAGTATAAATAGGAACACTTGGGGTTAGTAGTCATTAATTCTGTACActaaaagtaaatgttttccttttaattttcttgcagCTTCTTAGACCAGATTGTGAACTCTGATTTTCAGCTTACATTTCAAGGACTGAATGTTATTCAGgacagatgagaaaaaaatgcctgcTTCTTTAAAGGGCTGAGAATCTGTGGTTCTCATTTGCTACTATAGGAAGAGTGGGCGATCAAAACCCTTGAGAAGGGGGCAATACAGGCAAAGGGCCATAAGGTTATTTATGGCACAGACAGCTAAAGAGAGAAATCCAAATGAGAAATTCTTGAGCTAGGAGAAGTAGGAAACCTAGGAAATAATAAGTGACCCTAAGACATCACATAGGAGGAAAAAGTCACTTCAGTGAAGTTTTATCTCCGTCATTCAAAAGAGGGGAGCAAGAAAATACTTCCTAAACCATTTTGTACCCAAGTAACAGTGAGGGTTGGAGATGGCTGAGCAGGAGGTATGCTGTGGAAGAATctgtacaaaatgaaaaaaaatagagatcCAAAATAGACCTGGACTGGCTGGAACCAAAGCTGAGCTGCTAATGAAAATTACCTACAATGATGGCAGAGCTGATTCAAAACAATTGCTGTTTTCAATACTTTTCAATTACTGCTACTTGCATTAGTAACTGTGAATGGGGGAATTACCagacagaaaatgtttcttctgtacCAATCAATTAAACTCTTATGTTAATTTGAGAATATggggaaaaatagaagaactACTTCAGGGGAAAACCCATTCTCTAttcatttaaattcttcaaAGGAGTTAACAAATTAATGACAGAAATAAGTAGATGtg encodes:
- the LOC134140937 gene encoding trefoil factor 2-like; translation: MDLKGICVLSIILVVALSTLTEARLPPSKCQCNMAPAERKNCGYPGITAEQCRRAGCCFNASVPGVPWCFSPKDRRVRKVCPSEVEARVNCGYPGITAQQCEKQGCCFVPHPAGVPWCFYRRTLREGN